From Rutidosis leptorrhynchoides isolate AG116_Rl617_1_P2 chromosome 3, CSIRO_AGI_Rlap_v1, whole genome shotgun sequence, a single genomic window includes:
- the LOC139901483 gene encoding uncharacterized protein, producing MLNNELTNPSVRIKVFSVWNKNYWTSPNVLASIEMVFIDSEGNKIAATISKRLIALFRRTFIEGSFLDLSDFGVVPYEEQNYRMAANKWKVLGQLVENSPVEIKWDKGSAKKSITLYLRDLAYGKPVLKANLTSEVLPPVNKDDLILSTNEIFKARKFNDVSKVIMADAHLIQEVKSFVMRGKVDMICDGDGWFGFHCQQCKKKVQQMYCLNQDKLDYFCTKCDKEVTDVTPKYV from the exons ATGTTGAACAATGAGTTGACTAATCCTTCAGTGCGAATCAAGGTGTTCTCGGTCTGGAACAAAAACTACTGGACCAGTCCCAACGTTTTAGCATCCATTGAGATGGTCTTTATCGATAGCGAG GGTAACAAGATTGCTGCTACAATTTCGAAGAGGTTGATTGCACTCTTTCGTAGAACATTTATTGAAGGGAGTTTTTTGGATCTGTCCGATTTTGGTGTTGTCCCCTACGAAGAACAAAACTATAGGATGGCAGCCAACAAGTGGAAG GTTCTCGGACAACTGGTTGAAAACAGTCCTGTTGAAATCAAATGGGATAAAGGAAGTGCTAAAAAGTCAATTACTCTTTACCTTCGTGATCTGGCTTATGGGAAACCTGT CCTTAAAGCCAACTTGACATCTGAAGTTCTACCCCCCGTCAATAAGGATGATTTGATTTTGTCAACCAATGAGATCTTCAAAGCTAGGAAGTTTAATGATGTGTCTAAAGTCATCATGGCAGATGCTCATCTAATTCAGGAG GTTAAAAGCTTTGTCATGCGCGGTAAAGTTGACATGATTTGTGATGGTGATGGTTGGTTTGGATTTCATTGTCAACAATGTAAGAAGAAGGTGCAACAAATGTATTGTTTGAATCAAGATAAACTTGATTACTTCTGCACCAAATGTGATAAAGAAGTAACTGATGTCACCCCTAAGTATGTGTAA